In Sulfitobacter sp. W027, a single window of DNA contains:
- a CDS encoding HAMP domain-containing sensor histidine kinase, whose product MDNPKRKGPSALRTSIRLSLQYSFLYSVLSALVFALAYWFTQYEVQDWVLDQMRSDAATLIEIFELGRDEVLIDRVDALAEVSFQNARVYQLLNAEGAIVSGNLSSAFENPLPDYLPAQKLPLAGEIHDEVTGYWLRADDVGPYLLIQGAGDHIVLEILEALGIALVVGYLAVVILGLIVGVRIGRITERRITAISNTLAEVSSGNLASRISTVPKARDDLSRVSTEINSMLDQIKRLLESQEQISNDIAHDMRTPLQHLRQRLEKLRDSPTIRPDDISTSLDQTEEIIATFNALLRIAQIEGSDRRERFVWNDFCEIIANVTEVFEPAAEDAGIELTTKIPGEQLVVVGDRNLLTQLLSNLVENAIKHCPVGSKVLVLAENTPVGPTLRITDDGPGIERENRERIFRRFFRGEKSRNSPGNGLGLALVKAICELHGAEIAVSHNDPGTTFEIRFLS is encoded by the coding sequence ATGGATAACCCTAAGCGCAAAGGTCCTTCAGCGTTGCGGACATCCATACGGCTGTCTTTGCAATACTCGTTCCTCTATTCGGTGCTCTCTGCGCTCGTTTTCGCATTGGCCTATTGGTTTACGCAATACGAAGTCCAAGACTGGGTGCTCGATCAAATGCGCAGCGATGCGGCGACGCTGATTGAAATCTTTGAGTTGGGCCGCGATGAGGTATTGATCGACCGCGTCGATGCCCTCGCCGAAGTCAGCTTTCAGAATGCTCGGGTTTACCAGCTTCTGAACGCCGAGGGCGCGATTGTTTCTGGCAACTTATCTTCGGCCTTCGAAAACCCATTGCCGGACTATCTTCCGGCACAGAAATTGCCGCTTGCCGGAGAAATTCATGATGAGGTCACTGGCTATTGGCTACGCGCAGATGATGTTGGGCCCTATCTTCTGATCCAAGGGGCAGGAGACCATATCGTCTTGGAGATACTGGAAGCGCTCGGCATAGCTTTGGTGGTAGGCTATTTGGCGGTTGTCATCCTCGGCCTTATCGTGGGTGTCCGAATAGGCCGCATCACCGAGCGCCGGATTACGGCGATATCCAATACCCTCGCGGAGGTTTCCTCTGGCAACCTCGCCTCCCGTATTTCAACCGTCCCAAAGGCTCGTGATGATCTTTCGCGGGTATCAACCGAAATCAATAGTATGCTCGACCAGATCAAACGTCTGCTCGAAAGCCAAGAGCAAATCTCGAACGACATTGCCCATGATATGCGCACACCGCTTCAGCATCTTCGGCAGCGGTTGGAGAAGCTGCGAGACAGCCCGACTATCCGCCCGGACGACATTTCGACCAGTCTCGATCAAACTGAAGAAATCATAGCGACCTTCAACGCCCTTCTGCGTATCGCTCAGATTGAGGGAAGTGACCGCCGCGAAAGGTTCGTGTGGAACGACTTTTGTGAAATCATAGCCAATGTTACGGAAGTCTTTGAACCTGCGGCCGAGGATGCTGGCATTGAGTTGACCACTAAGATACCGGGCGAACAGCTTGTGGTTGTTGGTGATAGAAATCTTCTGACGCAACTACTGTCGAACCTTGTCGAGAACGCAATCAAACATTGTCCTGTTGGTTCTAAGGTTTTGGTCTTGGCGGAAAACACACCAGTCGGTCCGACCTTGCGCATCACTGACGATGGTCCGGGGATCGAACGCGAGAATCGAGAGCGTATTTTTCGACGGTTCTTCAGGGGTGAGAAAAGTCGCAATAGTCCTGGGAATGGACTTGGCTTAGCACTCGTTAAAGCAATTTGCGAGCTGCATGGGGCTGAAATAGCTGTGTCGCATAATGACCCAGGGACAACTTTTGAGATTAGATTTTTGAGCTGA
- a CDS encoding FAD-dependent oxidoreductase has product MAEEISAQCCIVGGGPAGLTLGFLLARAGIDVVVLEKHADFLRDFRGDTIHPSTMELMHDLGLLPEFLDLPHQRVPSLFGQVGPDRVQIADFSGLPVHAPFIAMMPQWDFLCFLAEKAKQYPCFRLCMGAEGHALLTEDGNVTGVRAETREGMIDIKAPLTVAADGRGSRLRADAALTMKELGAPIDVLWFRLSRLDSDTEETQGRFDAGQILIVINRGDYWQCAYVIPKGGFEKKKTAGIGAFCAELAKVVPFEADRVRELESWEQVKILSVQVNRLETWWRPGLLCIGDAAHAMSPVGGVGVNLAVQDAVASANVLATSLRRGTPLRNELAAIQRRREWPTRATQRLQVLIQNRVLLTALRSGSDFRAPFLLRMMTRVPLLRDLPGRIVGLGLRPERPDPDLYIER; this is encoded by the coding sequence GTGGCAGAAGAGATTTCGGCGCAGTGTTGCATCGTGGGCGGCGGACCGGCCGGACTAACGCTCGGTTTCCTATTGGCCCGCGCCGGCATCGATGTTGTCGTCCTCGAAAAGCACGCCGATTTCCTGCGCGACTTCCGCGGCGACACGATTCACCCATCGACCATGGAGCTGATGCACGATCTCGGCCTTCTGCCCGAGTTTCTGGACCTGCCACATCAGCGGGTGCCGAGCCTCTTCGGGCAAGTCGGGCCGGACCGGGTGCAGATTGCTGACTTCTCCGGCCTGCCGGTTCATGCCCCTTTCATCGCGATGATGCCACAATGGGACTTCCTGTGCTTTCTGGCGGAGAAGGCGAAGCAATACCCCTGCTTCCGCCTGTGTATGGGCGCCGAGGGTCACGCCTTGCTGACCGAGGACGGGAACGTAACGGGCGTCCGTGCCGAGACACGCGAGGGCATGATCGATATCAAGGCGCCGTTGACGGTCGCGGCCGACGGGCGCGGGTCGCGCCTGCGGGCGGACGCGGCCCTGACGATGAAAGAACTCGGCGCACCGATCGACGTGCTCTGGTTCCGGCTGTCGCGCCTCGATTCCGATACGGAGGAAACGCAGGGCCGCTTCGACGCCGGTCAAATACTTATCGTGATCAATCGTGGTGACTATTGGCAATGCGCCTACGTCATTCCCAAGGGTGGCTTCGAGAAGAAGAAGACAGCGGGAATCGGAGCATTCTGCGCGGAGCTGGCAAAAGTCGTTCCGTTCGAGGCCGATCGCGTCCGTGAATTGGAAAGCTGGGAGCAGGTGAAAATCCTAAGTGTGCAGGTGAACCGGCTGGAGACCTGGTGGCGGCCTGGACTGCTTTGCATTGGCGATGCGGCTCATGCCATGTCGCCGGTGGGCGGCGTCGGAGTGAACCTCGCGGTGCAGGACGCGGTGGCCTCCGCCAACGTCCTGGCGACTTCGTTGCGGCGCGGCACGCCGTTAAGGAACGAGCTCGCAGCAATCCAGCGCCGTCGCGAATGGCCAACACGCGCAACCCAGAGGCTGCAAGTCCTGATCCAGAATCGCGTTCTACTGACGGCTTTGCGCAGCGGGTCGGATTTTCGGGCACCATTCCTTTTGCGGATGATGACACGCGTGCCGCTGCTCCGAGACCTGCCTGGCCGGATCGTTGGCTTGGGATTGCGGCCAGAGCGCCCAGATCCGGACCTCTACATTGAGCGGTAA